ACACCCGCAAAGTCACCTTCATATTTAAACGGGTAAGAATAAAGCAGAAGGTATAAAACACATCCGCCTGTTAATATTTTTAAAATCATTTTTTTATCCATAGAAAATATATAATCCGCGGCTGCCGCGCTTAAGACCGTAAAAATGACAAGCCCCGGAAAAAGGAACCTTACAAACTGGCTGGAAGCCACCCAGAAAACAAGAAAACACGCGGTTAACAGCAGCAATAATAACGTGTCTTTATGCTTTTTAACAAAAGCCATATAAAGGGAGAACGGAAGCATTAGATACAGGAATATAAAGTTATTCCCCGCGTACCCGTCCATATTTTTGGATGTAATCACAGACAGCGGCAATGATAAAAGGTTTAAAATTCCCCTTCCGCTTCCGTGCGCTTCGTAATATGCACTGCGAAAATCAGATAACTCTTTGGACCAGTTATTACCGCCAAAGATGCCGTACGCGAACGGCCATACAGGGTTTCCGGTATCCACAAAACTTTTGATATACCACGGCGCCGCGGCAAGGCAGGCAATTACGCCAAAAAACACGGCATCCGCTATCCGCAGCTTTTTCTGTTCCCTGCCGTATATATAATCCGCCAGCAGAATAAAAAACGGCAGAAACGCCGCGGAGAAAAGCCCAAGTATTTTAACCGACGCGGCGCCCGCCGCGGCAATAGCGGCAGCGCCTAAATCCGCCCTTTTCTTTGAATGCATATATAAAAACACGCCATAAGCGGCGGCCGTTTCATAAAAAGCAAGCCCTGTATCCACATACCCGTTTACCGCTTCCCTTTTAAAAACAGAAAAAGCGCACACAATAGCCGCCGCAATTATCCCCGCGCGCGAGGATAAAACTTTCTGCCCGAACCTGAACACGGTTAATAAAAGCATTGCCGCGAATATAAAAGCCGCGCCGCCAGCCAGCGTGTCATTAAAAACCGCCATTGACCACCCAAAAATAAGTTCAAGGTTCTGCGGCCAGTTGGAATGATACATAAAAGGAATATAGGTTATCTGCCCTGCCTGCTGATAAATTGAAGGAATGGCATAGTGGTATGCCATTGTATCCCATGAAGTGTTTGGCACAAAGATATTAAAAAAAACAGCTATAAACCTTGGCAGCGCAAGTATTAATACGCCGAAGGCAATATATCCTTTAACATCAGAGAAGGATTTAACCGCCTGCTTTACTGATTCAAAAACCCGTACCGCGGAAAAACCCGCGCATACGGCAAAGACAGCTGCTATGATAAGCATAGCAGGCAGTGTATAAAACCCAGCCCTTCCCGCGGTAAGAATCACAAGTGAAAACAGCACCGCGCCTGACGCAAAAGAAAATATAATATAATCCGCGCCCGGTTCAGGCTCCCCTTTTATTGCCCTTAAAAATAAAGCGCCGGTTCCTGTTATGATTAAAAAGAGAACCGCCGTCAGCAGGACAACGGCGGTATTTTGAAGTATGGCCATTATCAATAATGGACTATTGAAAATACTTTATAATCTTTAAGCTTTTCCCTGCCTTTAAGAAAATCAAGTTCCACCACAAATACCATTTCCGCCACTTTGGCGCCGCAGCGTTCTGCCAGCCTGGCGGACGCTTCCATGGTTCCGCCTGTGGCAAGCAGGTCATCCACCACAATTACCTTATTACCTTTTTTCAAAGCATCCTTGTGAATTTCCAGCGTATTGGTGCCGTATTCAAGCGCGTATTCTTCTTTATAGGTTTCACGCGGAAGCTTTCCCGGTTTTCTTACAGGCACAAACGGCAGCCCAAGCTTATACGCAAGCGGCGCGCCTATAATGAATCCCCTTGATTCAACACCCACTATGGCATCTATCTTTTTGCCTGAATACCTTTTGGCAAGGGTGTTAATAAGTTTCTTAAAAATTGCGGCATCAGAAAACACGGGAGTTACATCCTTAAAAATTATCCCTTTCTTTGGAAAATCCACAACATCTTTAATGACTTTTTTAATCTGCTTTTCCATCAAAATTACCCCTTTTCTATTTTGTAAATGTGCCGGATATGTTATTTTTTGTCGGCGGTCTTCATAAAGTACTTAAGTTTTTTAATCGCAATTGCCTCTATCTGCCTTATACGCTCGCGCGTCAGTTTAAGTTTTTTTCCTATTTCTTCCAGCGTAAGTATCTGCTTATTTTCAAGGCCAAACCTGCAGATTATTACCTGCTGTTCATTCGGCTTCAGCATGCGGATAAGTTCCATCATAGTTTCTTTTTTCTCATTGTCAAAAAGTTCCTGATCCGGTTTTGCCTGCACCATATCTTCAACAGTGTCTTTTAAAGACCTGCCGCCTTCGCCGTCTTCACTTTCATATTCAAGGTCAAGCGACTTGGGCGACTTAATTATGTTCAATATCTCATTTAATTTAATGGGGTCTATTCTTAATTTCCTTGCCATATCGTAATTTTCCGGAATTTTGCCTTTATCTTTTACTTCTTTTTCCAGAAGCTTTAAATACTTATGATATACATCCAGTATATGCACCGGGATTCTTATCGTATTTTTCTGATTGGCAATAGCCCTGTTTATGGACTGCTTTATCCACCAGGTGGCGTATGTACTGAACCGAAAGCCGCGTTCCACTTCAAACTTCTCAACAGCTTTCAAAAGGCCTATGTTTCCTTCTTCAATAAGGTCAATTAAAGGCACGCCAAAGTATTCATATTTTTTTGCTGTTTTTACCACAAGTTTCAGGTTTGCCTTGGTCAGTTTAGCCTTTGCAACGTCATCGCCATGCTGCGTTTTAATGATAAGGTCGCGTTCTTCTTCCGCGCTTAATACCTTTTCCGACCTTATTTCATCAAAATACAGGGCAAGAGCATCCTTGCCGTTTACCGCTTTTAATATGGATTTTTCGTCTTCCTCTTCATCTTCAATACCCTTTAAAATAAGGTCACGTTTTATGTTTATTTTATCCCCTGAAACATCCGGGGTATCCTGTTCAGACTCTGTGTCAGCGGCAAAATCTTCGGCAAGTTCGGAAGGTTCCTCTTTTTTTGCAGCTTTCTTCCCCGGCTTTTTTGCAATTACTGATACAACAGTTTTCTTTATCTTTTTGCTTTTAACCTTTTTAATTATCTTCTTTTTTACCCCTGACGCTTTCTTTTTTTTCTTCATAGCCCCCCCGGCTTTTTTAAAAAGCGTATTACAATATTACAAAATCATTATAACTTTTATCAAAAGATATGTCATCAATTTTTATATCTGTCACGGCAAAAGACTTATCGCGCCTTGTGATTTCAGATACCAGCCCGTTTATATCCCCGCGCTCCCCAAATACTTTAAGTTCCACATCGCCGTTTTCCAGATTTTTCACGTACCCTTTAAGCCCCAGTCCGGCCGCCTTTTGCCTGCAGTGCCAGCGGTAGCCCACCCCCTGCACCATTCCGCTTACCGTTATTAATACGCCGGCCAATTCCGCCATTAATACGCCTTTTGAATAAAAGTAATCCCAAATATAAAGTGTTCCTGGAGAAACTGTCCAAAACTTTTTAAATCTTCCGTATGATTCAGCCTTTCAACATACGCTTCCACGTTAAGGTTATAACTGATGCTTATCTTTAAGCCGGTGTTCAAATTGCCGTCTTCGTATTCCGCAATCACCATTACAGTATCGTTTATTACCTTTGCCGCGTCGGCAAAAAAGTTCCATTCAAGCGGTTTTAATTCATTACCGCGGATATTATTTTTTAACCCCACAGAAATGTTAAAACCCCAATCAAAGAGTTTTCTTGAAACTACGGCGTAAATACTCATCCTGTCGCCAAAACCTTCAAGCAGGTTTACGGGCATATTTTCAATTCCAAAGGCCGCGGTAACGTAATGTTCTTCTTCATTAAACGGCCTTACTTTAAGATTCAGGTCAATATTTTTAAGCGCCTGCACAAAGTCGCTGGTCTCCCCGTAATCAAAGGTAAACCCTGCTTCCAGAATATCTATGAACCCATAATTAAGTTTGAACATGAATTTGTGGATGCCTGCGCTTAAATTGCCGTATCCAAGGGAGTAAGCTGAAGGGTTATATATAAAGCCGCTTTCGCCGGAAACTGACGGGCATTCAAGAAAATGATTTACGTCAACGCTTTCCGCATGTACGCACACCGCCCATAAAAGGACTGCCAAAACTGCCAGGCTTTTTTTCACATTTTCACCGGTTTTTTTAGTTTGGTTTATCCGTTAAAATTACTGGTCGGGGCGACTGGATTTGAACCAGCGACCTCTCGCACCCCAAGCGAACGCGCTAGCCAACTGCGCTACGCCCCGACCTTTGCAAATCAATTTTTCATACCGGGAGGAATTAAACCTGAATACTGTCATCAGTTATCCTCACACAACATCACCGGGCGGAGTATTCCCGGAATCTTATTTATTTTAAATGCTTCTTAACACTATATCTCATGGTCGGGGCGAGAGGGATTCGCGGCCACCTCGGCGCTACCTGCGCCTCCTCGGCCCCCTCGTTCACTTACGTTCGCTTCCGGCTCACTTTTCCTCGCTAATCGCTCGGCGGTCACTCGCTTCGATCCCTCTAACTTCGGGATACGTTTTACTACTATACTTTACTTGTCTTAATGCCACACTATATCTCATGGTCGGGGCGAGAGGGATCGAACCTCCGGCCTCTTGGTCCCGAACCAAGCGCGCTACCACTGCGCTACGCCCCGACTATACCTTAATTTCCTATTCTATCGAGAGGATAGTGTACCTGACAATTATCATGAAGCGTTTTCCTCATCAATCGTCAGGTGCTACGCCCCGACTATACAAACAAGTTATTGCATAACTAAGATTTTATAATATACCATTGTGAACTATTTGTTTCAAGGACATTTTTGCCCTTGTTTAAAAGGTTTTTCCTAACTCCTTAATATTTCCAGGCACTCCATAAGGCCTTTTTTAACATCTTCAATTTTCTGCTGGCCTAATTTCTCTTCAAGTTCAAAAAGTTCCAGCTGCTGCCCGTCTTCAGCGGCAAGAATCTCTTTTACCTTTTTCTGCGCGCCGCTTATTTTATATTCATCATCATAAAGAAGCCTTTTTATAATAAAGATAACATCAATATCTTTTTTTGTATATTTTCTCTGCCCTACCCTGTTCTTTATCGGTTTTAACTCATCAAAGTTCTGCTCCCAGAACCTTATTACGGATTCCTTGACATCCGTTATCTGCGCCACTTCCCTTATCGGGTAGTACTTTTTATCCCTTATTTCCATATGCCGTACCCCCTATTCTTTATTTAACAGTTCGCGCTCTGACCTTAACTTTCTTGTCATAAGGTCGCTGATTGACTGTTTTGGGTCTTTTCCTGAATATATCAGTTCATATATTTCATTTGTTATGGGCATTTCCACTTTGTATTTTTTTGAAAGGTCATGGGCGGACTTCGCGGTCTTTACGCCTTCGGCCACCATTTCCATGCCTTTTAATATCTCATCTATTTTTTTACCCTGCCCAATCTGGTCGCCAACCGACCTGTTGCGGCTGTGCTTGCTTTCGCAGGTTACAACCAGATCGCCTATTCCGGAAAGCCCAAAAAAAGTATCTTCCTTCGCGCCCATCCTTACGCCAAGCCTTTTCATTTCCGCAAGGCCCCTTGTTATAAGCGCGGCTTTGGTATTGTCGCCAAGCCCAAGCCCGTCCAAAACCCCGGCGGCAATGGCAATAACATTTTTTAAACTGCCCCCAAGTTCAACGCCTTTTACGTCC
This genomic interval from Candidatus Goldiibacteriota bacterium contains the following:
- a CDS encoding adenine phosphoribosyltransferase; protein product: MMEKQIKKVIKDVVDFPKKGIIFKDVTPVFSDAAIFKKLINTLAKRYSGKKIDAIVGVESRGFIIGAPLAYKLGLPFVPVRKPGKLPRETYKEEYALEYGTNTLEIHKDALKKGNKVIVVDDLLATGGTMEASARLAERCGAKVAEMVFVVELDFLKGREKLKDYKVFSIVHY
- a CDS encoding sigma-70 family RNA polymerase sigma factor; its protein translation is MKKKKKASGVKKKIIKKVKSKKIKKTVVSVIAKKPGKKAAKKEEPSELAEDFAADTESEQDTPDVSGDKINIKRDLILKGIEDEEEDEKSILKAVNGKDALALYFDEIRSEKVLSAEEERDLIIKTQHGDDVAKAKLTKANLKLVVKTAKKYEYFGVPLIDLIEEGNIGLLKAVEKFEVERGFRFSTYATWWIKQSINRAIANQKNTIRIPVHILDVYHKYLKLLEKEVKDKGKIPENYDMARKLRIDPIKLNEILNIIKSPKSLDLEYESEDGEGGRSLKDTVEDMVQAKPDQELFDNEKKETMMELIRMLKPNEQQVIICRFGLENKQILTLEEIGKKLKLTRERIRQIEAIAIKKLKYFMKTADKK
- a CDS encoding acylphosphatase, translated to MAELAGVLITVSGMVQGVGYRWHCRQKAAGLGLKGYVKNLENGDVELKVFGERGDINGLVSEITRRDKSFAVTDIKIDDISFDKSYNDFVIL
- a CDS encoding MerR family transcriptional regulator, translated to MEIRDKKYYPIREVAQITDVKESVIRFWEQNFDELKPIKNRVGQRKYTKKDIDVIFIIKRLLYDDEYKISGAQKKVKEILAAEDGQQLELFELEEKLGQQKIEDVKKGLMECLEILRS